The genomic segment AGAAAGCAAAGAATCTTGCATTGTGGCGACTTCAGAGCCTGTCCAGCTCAGGTTGCCCATCCTCTACTCAAGCCGGACATACAAGATTCGGTATCAGGCAAACTCAAGCAGCAAAAGATTGATGTTTGTTACTTGGACACGACCTACCTCAACCCCCGCTATTCTTTCCCGCCTCAGAACGACGTAATAAAGGCATGCGCAGATATGTGCAAGTCACTTGCTCCAGACCAGACGTCAGAAGACAACACATGGGACAAGATCAACAGAGAGGCTGGCACGGAGACGGTCAGCAAGTTCTTCACGAAGACAAGTGCGGACGACGCCACTGCAAAGGCGAAGAAGAAAAATGCTCCAAAGGAACGTCTCCTTGTTATTTGCGGTACCTACTCGATTGGTAAGGAGCGGATTTGCAAAGCTATTGCCCAAGCTCTGGGAAGCAAGATATTTGCGTCCAAGTCGAAGATCCGCATTGTGTCCAAACTCGGAGACCCAGAGCTGACGGCACTTATGACGGATAATCCGCATGAAGCTCAGGTTCACATGCAAATGCTGATGGAAATCCGCGCCGAGACACTACAAGAATATCTCAACGGGTACAAGCCGCATTTCAGTCGTATCGTAGGATTTCGACCTTCAGGCTGGAACTACCGTCCACAAGGCGCTAGCAAGGCGGTGACAGCTAGCACTCAACCTGGCACGATTCCGATGACACAGATTCTTCAAGGCAAGGCCTGGCGGCCTCGGTTTGGGGCAAAGGATTTCGTCGCGCAACGCGGCAGCACGAAAGAAGCCATGTGTTTTGGTGTGCCATACAGTGAGCATAGCAGCTTCCGGGAGCTGACCATGTTCGTGATGTCCCTGCGCATCGACAAGGTAGTACCCACGGTCAATGTCGGCAGCGAAGTATCGAGGAAAAGGATGAAGGGCTGGATTGATAAATGGTTGTCTGAGAGGAGAAAGGGCGGACTCGTGCATCCTCTCGAAGGCGAAGAGGCCGAGGGTAAAGAAGTTGCGCTGTGGAACGGCAAAGATAGCCGTGGAGGAGGCGTCTGGTGGTGATTGCTTGCTTCATCAGAATAGCATAATGAATAATGAATACAATGCGGTCGGGCGCAACTTCCGTTGAACATTTGATTTGTTTCGTAGATCTCTGTCTGGATATCATATCGCCTCTATTCATACTCCATGAGGCGCTGCCACACCAGGTCTTGCCAGACGCCAAGAATATCGTTGAGCACGTGTACCTAGTTGTGAGGTTTTGGCCTTCATTCCACCGCATGCGAGGACCGGCCTTTTCAGTGCCCCGGCCATATCGCCATGATTAATACGCGTCATCCTGAAACCTTGGACCCTTCCGCTAATAGCCTATTTCGCCTTTGCGGCCTGGGCAGCAGCCTCTGTGATGGCGTTAGCGCTATCCCCATACCTGCGATGAACGTGATGGAAACGCAAGACTCACCTCTGCGCGTCGCGTCCTCCAGAAGGGGTACGTCTACTGAGCCAGCGGGCAAGTGAACATAACGAACGACAGAGCCGCGGATGAAGACATTCTTGACAGAGCTCTACATATTTTCGTTAGCGACATTCTCAAGGCTGGCTCCTCAGCCTAATAAGGATGCGTGAGAGCCTTGGTGCAAGGGGGGGCAGGCGGCTGACGGACCAGATGCGGGTACTTGAGCTCCTCGACGACAGAGATTTCTTCCAACTTGATGTTGAGGTACTGATCGACGCTCTTGAGGATGCCGCGGATCTGGATGTCGTTCTTGAGCTCGACGGTGACCTCGTGGTCGATGAGCGTCTTGAAGAAACTAGTGGGCGTAACGTCAGTGACTGCATCATCCAGCATGGGCGGGGTGCAACTCTGGGCTTGAAAGCCTGTGATTATCGCGTTCCCCGAGTGAGTTTCGAAACTTACCTGAAGAAGAGCATGGTGGGCGGTTGAACTGGATGCTGAGGTGTGATGCGCCGCTCAGTAAGGTCGTGATGCTCTTGATTGAGTGCGAAGAGGTGTGGGGGCTTTCGTACTGTGTTTCAGTACAGTGTACACGGCTATCTTAGTGTTGGGCTTCATCATGGATCACACTGTGATGTGGCTTAGCCCTTGTGGCTGACGGCTTCCGCTAGAGCCAGTTCTGTGGTGGCAACTGGCCACTGAATCGGCCAGTCCGTTCAGGGGAAGAACTCACAAAGTGATCAGCCTCAGCGGCGGCTTTTATTCAACTTCATGTAACTCGCACACCTTCATATCGATTAATCTGTTTTTCTGTTCTCTTTCTGATCCAAGACTTGGCATCTTCTAGAGTCACTGTCATTCGCTTAGGTGACCCTCACGAAAAGCTTGGTCTCTGAATACAAGAAAGTTATGTCTGTGGTCAGGGTGACTGAATGGCGGAAACTGCCGCTTAGTCTAGCTGAGCTATGCATTGACACGACTCTTCGATGTGGCCAGTCCTTCCGATGGCGTAAAGTCAATGACATGTGGTCAGTCACATTGAGCTCTTTGCATAATCATTCAATTCCGCTAAGATTTCATCCAGGTGCTGCACATTGTATGGTCGAATCGTGTCATTAAAGCAAGATCCAACTCACCTGCATTACCAGGTCACTTGGCCTACGAAACCAACATATCCGCTCACCCCTCCAAGTTTTGACAGCGAAGCTAGTGAAGATGACACAGAGGAGTTACTACGGCATTATCTGAGCCTCAAGTTGGACCTCAAGTCTCTGTACGAGGAATGGTCGAAAGCGGATCCCAACTTTCGCAAGAGGGCCCCAGAGTTCGGAGGTGTTCGTATGCTGAGCCAAGACCCATGGGAGGCTTTGATATGCTTTATCTGCAGTAGCAATAACAATATCGCCAGGATATCACAAATGGTAAGAACTGCTGCAAAGTGGAAAAAGAAATCCAGCACTCATACTTGGACAGGTTCACAAGCTGTGTCTACATTACGGCCCGCTGATCGGCAAGATTGGGGACGAAACATTCCACGATTTCCCAACACCCGAGGCTTTGACGGGAAGCTCAGTAGAGGCGCATCTGAGGGAGCTTGGGTTTGGCTATCGCGCAAAGTATATCGCGCAGACGGCTTCCATTGTGGTCAATGACAGGCCAAAGGGATGGTTCGAGAGTCTTACCAACCCAGAGAACCCATGCTACATCAAAACGGCCGAGGGATGCAAGCTGCCACAGTGTACATACAAAGAGGCACATGAACAGCTGCTCCAATTATCGGGCGTAGGCCCCAAGGTGGCCGATTGTGTCTGTCTGATGGGCCTGGGTTGGGGTGAGGCCGTGCCGGTGGACACACACGTCTGGCAGATTGCCCAGAGAGACTACAAGTTCGGCAAGACCAAGACCAAAACGTTCAACAAGGCGATGTACGATGCCGTGGGAGATCATTTTAGGGAGCTCTGGGGCAAGTATGCGGGCTGGGCGCACTCTGTGCTCTTCACGGCGGACCTCAAGACCTTTTCTGAGCGAACAGTGAAGGAAGAGGACCAGACGGTGAGGGTGAAGAAGGAGGTAACCGTTGATCAAGAAACGCCCATTTTGGGTCAGAAACGTAAGGTTGTGAAGACAAAGGTCAAGGTTGAGG from the Colletotrichum lupini chromosome 3, complete sequence genome contains:
- a CDS encoding U6 snRNA-associated Sm-like protein LSm2 yields the protein MTVTLEDAKSWIRKRTEKQINRYEVLPLNGLADSVASCHHRTGSSGSRQPQGLSHITYESPHTSSHSIKSITTLLSGASHLSIQFNRPPCSSSVTDVTPTSFFKTLIDHEVTVELKNDIQIRGILKSVDQYLNIKLEEISVVEELKYPHLSSVKNVFIRGSVVRYVHLPAGSVDVPLLEDATRREAAAQAAKAK
- a CDS encoding 8-oxoguanine DNA-glycosylase yields the protein MSVVRVTEWRKLPLSLAELCIDTTLRCGQSFRWRKVNDMWCCTLYGRIVSLKQDPTHLHYQVTWPTKPTYPLTPPSFDSEASEDDTEELLRHYLSLKLDLKSLYEEWSKADPNFRKRAPEFGGVRMLSQDPWEALICFICSSNNNIARISQMVHKLCLHYGPLIGKIGDETFHDFPTPEALTGSSVEAHLRELGFGYRAKYIAQTASIVVNDRPKGWFESLTNPENPCYIKTAEGCKLPQCTYKEAHEQLLQLSGVGPKVADCVCLMGLGWGEAVPVDTHVWQIAQRDYKFGKTKTKTFNKAMYDAVGDHFRELWGKYAGWAHSVLFTADLKTFSERTVKEEDQTVRVKKEVTVDQETPILGQKRKVVKTKVKVEVEHEVPDTALLESSPKRRRTRSQARKTS